A single Endozoicomonas sp. NE40 DNA region contains:
- a CDS encoding type II secretion system F family protein, translated as MAKKSAKSSTFIWEGKDKSGRKTKGEVEGTSIALVKAELRKQNISVTKVRKKSFSFGKSKGGKIKPLDIALFTRQLATMMKAGVPLLNAFDITTDGIEKPAMKELLLKVKNEVAGGTTLAEALRAHPQYFDDLYCNLVASGEQSGALETLLDRIATYKEKSEALKAKIKKAMNYPVAVVCVAFIVTGILLVKVVPQFEEVFQGFGAELPAFTQVVIQISNFVQQWWLAAIIGLAAIGFMIKKLMQRSKAARDKKDRLVLKLPVIGPILEKSAVARFARTLSTTFAAGVPLVDALDSVAGAAGNVIFADATNRIKEDVSTGQQLQFAMKSSGIFPAMAIQMVSIGEESGSLDEMLDKVATFYEDEVDNAVDGLTSLMEPLIMSVLGVLVGGLIVAMYLPIFQMGSVV; from the coding sequence ATGGCCAAAAAATCAGCCAAATCTTCCACTTTTATCTGGGAAGGTAAGGATAAGAGTGGGCGTAAAACCAAAGGGGAAGTGGAAGGCACCAGTATCGCCCTGGTCAAGGCCGAGCTACGCAAGCAAAATATTTCTGTCACCAAAGTCAGAAAGAAAAGCTTCTCGTTTGGCAAAAGTAAGGGGGGCAAAATTAAACCCCTTGATATCGCCCTGTTTACCCGACAACTTGCCACCATGATGAAAGCCGGTGTACCGCTGCTCAACGCCTTTGACATCACGACTGATGGTATCGAAAAGCCTGCCATGAAAGAGCTGCTTCTCAAGGTAAAAAACGAAGTGGCAGGGGGTACGACTCTGGCTGAAGCCCTTCGGGCGCATCCACAGTATTTTGATGACCTGTATTGCAACCTGGTGGCTTCCGGTGAACAGTCCGGCGCACTGGAGACTTTGCTGGACAGAATTGCAACTTATAAAGAAAAATCTGAAGCACTTAAAGCCAAGATTAAAAAGGCGATGAACTATCCGGTCGCAGTTGTGTGTGTCGCTTTCATCGTTACCGGTATTCTGCTGGTAAAGGTAGTACCACAGTTTGAAGAAGTCTTTCAGGGATTCGGTGCAGAACTCCCGGCCTTTACTCAGGTGGTCATTCAGATTTCCAACTTTGTTCAGCAATGGTGGCTGGCGGCTATTATCGGACTGGCGGCTATTGGTTTTATGATTAAAAAACTGATGCAGCGTTCAAAAGCAGCAAGGGATAAAAAAGACAGACTGGTTCTGAAACTACCTGTTATTGGGCCAATACTCGAAAAGTCTGCCGTCGCACGTTTTGCCCGAACCCTTTCTACGACATTTGCCGCCGGTGTTCCATTAGTCGATGCTCTGGACTCCGTAGCAGGGGCTGCGGGTAATGTTATTTTTGCTGATGCGACCAACCGTATCAAAGAAGATGTTTCTACCGGCCAGCAGCTGCAGTTTGCCATGAAAAGCTCCGGTATTTTCCCGGCAATGGCTATACAGATGGTATCTATCGGTGAAGAATCAGGCTCTCTGGATGAAATGCTGGATAAAGTCGCCACCTTCTACGAAGACGAAGTGGATAACGCCGTTGATGGCCTGACCAGCCTGATGGAACCATTGATTATGTCGGTACTCGGGGTGCTTGTTGGTGGTCTGATTGTTGCCATGTACCTGCCGATCTTTCAGATGGGTTCTGTCGTATAA
- a CDS encoding symmetrical bis(5'-nucleosyl)-tetraphosphatase, with amino-acid sequence MAVYAIGDIQGCYDPFRRLLDKIRFQPGQDKLWIAGDMVNRGPDSLPTLRFIKSLGDDCVAILGNHDLHLLAVASGVRPAKKKDTLGSILNAPDREELIEWLRHRPVLHHDKDRNITMVHAGIPPIWTIKQARFYAGKLERALQANDYQELLHYLFSNDKLNAWEDALTRRARLKMITAYFTRMRFCDENGRLDLENKTAYSGKGFYPWFQFPDSLVYKKTIVFGHWAALEGNSGRKRIHAIDTGCVWGGEMTALNLKTFKRTSVPAE; translated from the coding sequence ATGGCGGTTTATGCCATTGGCGATATTCAGGGCTGCTACGACCCGTTTCGCCGTTTGCTCGACAAAATCAGGTTCCAGCCCGGTCAGGACAAACTATGGATAGCCGGTGATATGGTCAACCGGGGGCCGGATTCGCTCCCTACCCTGCGCTTTATTAAATCCCTTGGCGACGACTGTGTCGCCATTCTTGGTAATCATGATCTGCACTTACTGGCTGTGGCGTCAGGCGTTCGCCCGGCAAAGAAAAAAGACACGCTGGGTTCAATTCTGAACGCGCCAGACCGTGAAGAACTGATCGAGTGGCTACGCCACCGCCCGGTTCTGCACCACGACAAAGACCGTAACATCACCATGGTGCATGCCGGAATTCCCCCTATCTGGACCATCAAGCAGGCTCGTTTCTATGCAGGGAAGCTCGAAAGAGCCTTGCAGGCAAACGACTATCAGGAACTCTTGCACTACCTGTTCAGTAACGACAAGCTGAATGCCTGGGAAGATGCCCTGACCCGACGCGCCCGGCTGAAGATGATCACCGCCTACTTCACCCGTATGCGCTTCTGCGACGAAAACGGCAGACTGGATCTTGAAAACAAAACCGCTTATTCCGGCAAAGGCTTCTACCCATGGTTTCAGTTCCCGGACAGCCTGGTGTACAAAAAAACCATCGTCTTTGGCCACTGGGCAGCCCTGGAGGGAAACAGCGGTCGAAAGCGCATTCATGCCATAGACACAGGTTGTGTCTGGGGCGGAGAAATGACGGCCCTGAATCTGAAGACCTTCAAACGAACCAGCGTCCCTGCAGAATAA
- the pdxA gene encoding 4-hydroxythreonine-4-phosphate dehydrogenase PdxA, with protein MSTHPNKRLIITSGEPAGIGPDLSLMLASHSLPVQLVVAADPELLSQRARQLKLNVSLKTFSPQDHEPAQTGELIVAPLSLSQPCTPGQTDPANGQYVLDMLSYAVQGCMDGLFDGMVTGPVHKEVINNAGVPFTGHTEFLAEQTHTRKVVMMLATEGLRVALATTHLPLRDVADAITPESLEEVIRILNKDLKNKFGIAEPEILVCGLNPHAGEGGHLGMEEIEVIIPVLDKLRQEGMNLKGPLPADTLFNPNYLESADAVLAMYHDQGLPVLKFKGFGKAVNITLGLPVVRTSVDHGTALDLAGRGKASPDSLLTAINYAVQMING; from the coding sequence ATGTCCACTCACCCAAATAAACGACTGATCATTACCTCTGGCGAACCGGCAGGCATTGGGCCTGACCTGAGCCTGATGCTGGCCAGCCATTCATTGCCCGTCCAGCTGGTCGTGGCTGCCGATCCGGAACTGCTCAGCCAGCGAGCCCGGCAACTGAAGCTGAACGTCAGCCTTAAAACCTTCAGTCCACAAGACCACGAGCCTGCACAGACGGGTGAACTGATTGTTGCACCCTTATCCCTTAGCCAGCCCTGCACACCCGGCCAGACCGATCCGGCTAACGGTCAGTATGTTCTGGATATGCTCAGCTATGCAGTTCAGGGCTGCATGGATGGATTGTTCGACGGTATGGTGACCGGCCCGGTTCATAAAGAAGTGATCAATAACGCCGGCGTACCTTTTACCGGTCATACCGAGTTTCTGGCGGAACAGACCCATACCCGCAAGGTCGTTATGATGCTTGCTACCGAAGGTTTGCGGGTTGCCCTGGCAACGACCCATCTGCCCCTGCGTGATGTGGCCGATGCCATTACGCCAGAATCACTGGAAGAAGTGATCCGTATCCTGAACAAGGACCTGAAAAACAAATTTGGCATTGCAGAGCCAGAGATTCTGGTCTGTGGACTGAATCCCCATGCCGGAGAAGGCGGACATCTTGGGATGGAAGAAATTGAGGTCATTATTCCGGTTCTGGATAAACTGCGTCAGGAAGGCATGAACCTTAAAGGCCCTTTACCGGCAGACACACTGTTTAACCCGAACTACCTTGAGTCGGCGGATGCGGTACTGGCCATGTACCATGATCAGGGGTTACCCGTGTTGAAATTCAAAGGTTTTGGTAAGGCAGTGAATATTACGCTCGGGCTGCCCGTGGTCCGAACCTCGGTTGATCACGGCACAGCGCTTGACCTTGCCGGCCGTGGCAAAGCCAGTCCGGACAGTTTGCTGACTGCCATCAATTATGCAGTGCAGATGATCAACGGATAA
- the rsmA gene encoding 16S rRNA (adenine(1518)-N(6)/adenine(1519)-N(6))-dimethyltransferase RsmA codes for MSEFPHHRARKRFGQNFLHDQGIIQRIVRSIHPREGDRLVEIGPGQGAITEFLLDGAGQLDVIELDRDLIPILKLRFGLNPNFRIHEGDALKFDFSSLKNDDKPLRLVGNLPYNISTPLIFHLLEYQGLISDMHFMLQKEVVLRLAAQPGENNYGRLGIMAQYYCRVDYLFTVGPGCFNPPPRVDSAIVRLTPHKELPHPCKDVKMLSRVVREAFSMRRKTLRNTLKQLVSSDELEQLSIDPSVRPERVTLEEFVRIADFIHDRNA; via the coding sequence ATGTCCGAATTTCCCCATCACAGAGCCCGTAAACGCTTCGGCCAGAACTTTCTGCACGATCAGGGCATAATCCAGAGAATCGTTCGCTCCATTCACCCCCGTGAAGGTGACCGGCTGGTTGAAATTGGTCCGGGTCAGGGCGCCATCACCGAGTTCCTGCTGGATGGGGCTGGTCAGCTGGATGTTATTGAGCTGGACCGCGATCTTATCCCGATCCTGAAACTCCGCTTTGGCCTGAACCCCAACTTCCGCATCCATGAAGGCGATGCCCTGAAGTTCGACTTCTCCAGCCTCAAAAACGACGACAAACCTTTGCGACTGGTCGGCAACCTGCCTTACAACATCTCCACGCCGTTGATTTTCCATCTGCTGGAGTACCAGGGCCTGATCAGCGATATGCACTTTATGCTGCAGAAAGAGGTTGTGCTGCGTCTGGCAGCCCAGCCGGGTGAAAACAACTATGGTCGCCTGGGCATCATGGCACAGTACTACTGCCGGGTAGACTATCTGTTTACGGTTGGTCCTGGCTGTTTCAACCCTCCGCCCAGGGTCGATTCTGCCATTGTACGGCTGACGCCTCATAAAGAGCTGCCGCACCCATGTAAAGACGTAAAAATGCTGAGCCGTGTGGTTCGTGAAGCATTCAGCATGCGTCGTAAAACCCTGCGCAATACCCTTAAACAACTGGTGTCTTCAGACGAGCTGGAACAGCTGTCGATTGATCCGTCTGTTCGTCCGGAGCGGGTGACGCTGGAAGAGTTCGTGCGAATTGCTGACTTTATCCACGACCGCAACGCTTAA
- a CDS encoding HpcH/HpaI aldolase family protein produces MQTGQLSAVLKNKEVEISGWISQPSPITGELFIKAGYSSVLIDLQHGSVGSSEARDIIKSVSRCGGQTAVRICVNEFSKASWLLDAGADMIVAPMINTVSEARELIKYCKYPPLGNRSLGPAGAIHLSGESMQTYFARANQETLAVAMVETNEAIAVLDDLLSLEGMDGIFVGPSDLAVNVSNGERIDPLSESSLQLQQKIARKAVAAGKFAGIYGINESHVQRAIEAGYQYITYGTDVGLFMEAAMRASAVTDGESRLNDKQSP; encoded by the coding sequence ATGCAAACGGGGCAGCTTTCTGCGGTACTTAAGAACAAAGAGGTTGAAATCAGTGGGTGGATTAGCCAGCCCTCCCCGATAACCGGTGAGCTTTTTATCAAGGCTGGTTACTCCTCTGTATTAATTGATCTTCAGCATGGTTCTGTAGGCTCCTCAGAAGCCCGGGATATTATAAAGTCTGTGTCACGCTGTGGTGGTCAAACGGCAGTACGCATTTGTGTGAATGAGTTTTCAAAAGCCAGCTGGTTGCTGGATGCAGGTGCCGATATGATTGTCGCACCTATGATTAATACTGTTTCAGAAGCCAGAGAGCTTATTAAATACTGCAAATATCCACCTCTGGGCAATCGCAGCCTGGGACCTGCCGGAGCCATACATCTCAGTGGAGAGAGTATGCAGACGTATTTTGCACGTGCAAACCAGGAAACTCTGGCGGTTGCTATGGTAGAAACCAACGAAGCGATTGCCGTACTGGATGACCTTCTCTCTCTGGAGGGGATGGATGGCATTTTTGTTGGACCGTCTGATCTGGCGGTCAACGTATCAAATGGTGAGCGTATTGATCCGTTGTCAGAGTCGTCTTTACAGCTACAGCAGAAAATTGCCCGTAAGGCTGTCGCTGCAGGAAAGTTTGCAGGTATTTATGGAATCAATGAAAGCCATGTTCAGCGAGCTATTGAGGCAGGCTATCAATATATCACCTACGGAACCGATGTAGGGCTTTTTATGGAAGCTGCTATGCGTGCTTCGGCAGTAACAGACGGTGAAAGTCGTTTAAATGATAAACAAAGCCCCTGA